TCCCTCTGGCGTTCATGTAACACGGCGACTCGTTGGCGAGTCTGGCTGTCTTTGATGACTAATTAATCGAGTGTTATTTAACGATCGTTTGAAGACCCCTTCTTGCATGTCTCTAAAATTCTACAAAAACGGAATGATAGTTCAAGACGGCCCGTTGCGCTCTTACGATGATCCAATGACGATGTCGTTCCTTCGCGACATATTGGACGGTTATTTCCCCTCCGAGTTGCAACAGGCTTATCCAAATGGAGTGCCCTTCAAGGTGAATCTTCCAAAGCAATATGTTCCACTTTAGATCGACCCGAGAAGACAGTGATTTGTTACCCTCTGTCGTGTCTTATCAGGTGAAGGATCACAGAAACCAAATGTACTTGGGCAGCTCGGTCGACTTCCCTGGCCAGGGTTATCGGCTGGGAAAGCAACCTCCAGCTGATAACATGCCGTTATCGACCAGAGCTCGTAGACCCAGCACCACCTCCCAGAAGTCGACTCGTCACGGTTCCACCTCGAAGGATAGCCTCAATGATTTTTCCACGACGATGGTGCCGATGACAGCTAGGTACGAGCGTCGAGTTGCCTTTGCACTGTATTAATATATTCAAATTAATATAGCTGGGTTTTTACCAGATCCTTGAAATCGAGGAGCCTTCCCGATACTCCTCCCTTCGAGATGTACGTCCTGCGCTCCCAAATTTTGGCCTCGCATAATAACATTTGCTCTGACACCCACTTACAGTCACACATTAACGCTGAGCTGGGCCTGAGTAGTAGGAAAGAGAAGGTAAACTCTGTCGAGTTTCGAAATGTGAAATATATTTACTTTGGACTGCTTTTTACAAGCGAGATTTAGCCACGAAAGCTGCAGACTATGATAGTGCACGAGATGGCTCCCAGAAATCCAAAGCTGTATCCAGGTTTCCAAGTTCTGGCAGGTGTTACCACAGTTCCACAGATAGGTCCTCTAAACTATCGCCTAGGTAATGTTCTGTGCTACTTTATATTCATTTCCTGAGTTCCCTCAATACTTTTTCAAAGTAATTTCGACTTCAGGCGAGTGGAGAACGTCGATGATCGTATTCGACAGCGCTCGAGATCCGCTAGCTTGCCTACTTCTCGTATGTCTCTTATTTCGAAGCCTGTGACGAGGACGAAAGCGCCGACGGATTTTGGTAACGCTGACGCAGCTAAGTTTCCTTCGACTCCTCAGACACAGTTTGGGGCTGGCAAGAAGAGTGCACGAGTTGCCAGATCGGCGGCACCCAAGAAGAGTGCTGTAAGCTTCGAAATTTATCcgggaaatttgaatttttaatattaatttctgTGATGTATTTCAGCCCCCAATTTTGCATCAAATTAATGAACCATCGGGAAAACCTGGCGAACTTCGACTGAAAGTCAGATCTCTGAATGGAGGGACTGTTTACTTGGTACATGTCTCTACTGATGAATCGATAGCTCGATTGTATCAATTGCTAGACAAGGCTATGGCGAGGAATGTTCCTCGGGGGTACAAGATAGTCATCAGCGGGTAAGATTTCAGGTTTtctcatttttataaaaattcttttGATACTTGGTTAACTGGAAAAAATTCTTGAAATTGTAGCTATTCTCCGAGAAGATTAGAGCAACTGGGATCGACTTTGAGAGAAATTGGTATCACTAGGGACAGCGTTCTGCACTTGgtgaatgattgaagaatacCAACCACAGAACTATCAAATACAAGAATCCCCAGCGCGTTTTTATGTAAATATTTCCAAGAAAAGATTCCTAAGGCTTAGAATTGTTAACTCATCGATGTACCTTGAAATTCGATTAGATCGTTTAATGGTAAGCGCAGCCACGAGTCCTTGTTTTCCAATCACAGATATAGGGATGCCTCGAAACTTCTTTTACCATTATTGGATACAGTGCTTCGTCGGTATACAAGTTTCTTATTGCTAATATTTGTTCTGTTAACGTGTAGAGTCAGAGAGTGATGTCACAAATATACGGTTGCAAACAGAGTCCAATGTAACAGCCTAGTAATTAACCCCAGGATATGTATTCCATACCTTGGGGGCACATTGATTTATGCATCAGCATGTTAGCCATGCACTTCTGTACACAGGTTGATCCCTAAGACGTTTGGTAAATTTCATCTTGATAATTAAGTCAGCATCTAATCTCTGATTAATTATCGATTGAAAGAATTTAATTACCTCCTGATTAAGGAACTCAAACATTTTCAAATTCTATTTTAAAGAATATTAGCACTCGCAGTGAAATGAGAAATTATGTTTCAAGATGAAAATCCATAACTTTTGTCAGCTGCTATCATAGCATTTCCAAGAATGAattctataggatctggtggaaatTCAGCCGCAAATTTCAACCACGTTCTGTCGACTGGGTGGATATAGAAGCAACTACAGTGGGATTTTCTGCAGAAACTTTTAAGGAAGCGAcgactgctcctgacgttgatgtCTCATTACCGACTTCCGACCGGGAGTCCTGAATCTCGAAGAATATCGATGGTTCCCGTCGCGATTTCACGTCTTGAATACTGTGCTCCAGATGCCTCAAATGCTGCGAGCTGATAATGGAATATTCACGAGTCGCTTAGGAAACTTTTCTATGCATTTGTCGTCGGAGAGGATTTTCATACGCTACTCGCTGAGCAGATTGAAAGTTTAGACGAAATCCTCGTCTCTAAGATCGTAGATTTTTCCACTCTTTAAAGCAGAAGCTTCCGAAGAAGTAAACCCTGAGCTATTAGGAAAATTGAAAGACCTCGTGAGTTCAGAAACTCTGCTGCCAATTTTACAATATTATCTTCAGTATACAACTAAATTAGTCCATGTACACTCGCCATCAAAAATTCCAAGGTATTCTTTAGCATGATCTAAGGTCAGTCCTATCAGTTACCTCGTATTTCATTTCTAGATAACACGAGGTTTTGCAAAGCAGCAATTATCTCCATCAAGGGCAGCGTAATCGAGTTCATTGGACACCAGTTACTCGTAGGAGAGATTAAAGTTGCGAAAGAGTCTCGAAACGTGGCGCAAATAGTATGTACAAAGGCTCGTTTCTCTTCCCTCTAAGCGTCTCTCTCATTTCGTGCAACTGGGACTTCTTTACGGCTACTTTCCTTCCCGCTGTCTCCAAAAAAACGCAAGATAGCCAGCGAGAGTAAATGCCAGCTAGATAACAGCCACGTAAAAAGCCAGGGGCGACGCGTTACGCTCGATTTAGTTGACCTAGGGGTAGGTAGCAGCGGTTTCAAAGAGGCGTGGGTGTTTTTTTTACATCTCGTACTGTGGTTGATAAGGATGGTTAAGTGGAGCTATCTGTGaagggatgaatgatgattgaggacgccaGTCGAAAACCATTATTTTTCGCTTCGAGGTTCGTTATCATTCCTCTGCCCTCCTCCAGTTCCCTTAACGAAGCGGCAACGAAGTTAGAGAAATTAAGAAGCGAAGATCGAAGAGGGAGAGAGGATCGATAATTAAATGAAAGTCTCCTTTGAAGAAATTAATGCTTCGGCGATAATTAGAGTCGTTGGTCCCTCTGCTGTTACGAGAGACTTTATAATTGCTCTGATATCGTTTATCTTAGTTATCGTGGTTTTATTATCGTTCGATGTGGAATATGAGGAACAAGTTCCAGCTTCTCTGTGATCGATTTCCCAGGATAAAGGGTAAAGGTAGCGTCGCCCATTCCAATCCCTGTCACTTTTGTCGATAGTTCCATCAATCAGGTGCCTGCCCTCGCGTTTTTCGAATTTACCCCTTGGTTCGTACCGATGGAACTGTCAGCGAAGCTTTCCAGCTCGTCACGAGCGACAAGAGAACCCGTTTGTCAATCAACATGCAAATCAAAAGTACTTGTGGCTTTTGGGGGTTTGTGCTTCCTGATTCTACATTATCACTTCGAGGCTTCCTCGAAGACTTAGAGACCAATTTGTAAATTAGTTAAGAGATCAAGTGATAACGTCGACTGAAATTTTCTCCATTTTTTTCTAATTCCACGTGTATTAGACTAATCTCTAGCGATTACTGAAACGGTGGGAGCAGTTCAGCGGTCGAGGTTGAAACTTTCGGCATACTGCTCTGATTAAACGTCTTAGAAAGAAGATCCTTGCTTGGAGACCTCGTTCCTCCCCCCTCCATCCTGTAGAAAATaggaggatcttggtataacgtGACATGATCCTGCCCAACTTACGAAGATTGTACGGACGGTCTGAAACCCTGACAGCCTCGATTAGAAGGCGACTAGACGTGCACGTTCGACGATAAATCATCAGCTGAAGGTTTAATTGTAAAAAATGATGGATACGGAAGTTTGAGAACGAAGATGTGGGTGAATCGAACTTGACGTAAATCCTTCGAGTCTCTGGGTACTATCTTCCTCTTCCTCATTTATCTTCATTCTCCCTTATTAAATTGCTATTAAAGTGCAGTGTTCTAGGAATTTTGAAAAAGTCTAGCGAATTTTATATTGCTCGAGGAGAATCCTGTCTCTTGGTTCTCTCATTGATTTTACAATTCGAGAGCGGTGATGAATTGGCGAAGCTGAATCACGCGCACATCCTTGTAATTTACTAACGAACGCCTAAATGATGGTACAGGGACTTTGACCCTAGCAGCGTGACATCTGCTTTGAAGTATCAAGACGTAGTAGCCTCCAATTCCTCTGTTCGGCGTGGAACGTGCTGGGGAAAATTCGAGGAAAATGGTGCTGTCTCCGATACAGAATACTCGATTGCTATAACTCAATTTACTGAAAAATCACTAATGAACGCTAGCTCTATTAATTCAAAATTTGCTCCACGAAAAAATCAGCTGCAAATCCAAAGGgatgaaaataagaaaattagactatttattaaaaaatgtctCATTCTTCATAACTGACTCTATATTCaatgtaaaaataatttaatcaaATTCTTGCTTGTGTCAATGAAAGAATTCTCGTATTTTCTCCTTCAAAGGAATGTAACATTTGCAGCGCCCATTACCAGCAAaaaaattcattcagtcgtcGAATACTATCGTAAAAAATTAACGAGTACGATCGCGAACAGAGCTTCGAATAACCATGGCCGATTCTTACCCCTCGCTTCCAGCACCCCTTTCATCTTCTCGCTCCTCCGAGATAGAGGACGGATTTTAACGGGCTCCCTTTGACGCGGCGCGGTCAAATGAATGCAATTTTCAATATGGAAGCTAGCCACTTCTCTGACAATTTAATCTGCACCGAAAGAAAAGCGCCCTGCGAGCTGTGCAAAGGCTATAAATACTCGCTGTAATACCATCACAGAGAAATTGCAGTTCGATACTAGGACGTGGCGTATTATCCTGCAAAAATTATTCCCCTAGGTTCACCGAGAAAAGTAGAGCCCTGTCATCATAATGTGGGACTGGAAATGCAGTTTGGCTCTCCTGAACGTATTTCCTATCGTTTCGTGTAATTGCCGACCGTATCGAAAAGATTTCCCCCTTTTTCGAGGGAGGATTGATCGATGGCCACTTTGTCCCAGCTTTGTGCAGTGAGCGGTGTAAGAGAAATTTCAGAAATAGTGCACTAATTTCCAGGTACTTCCCTTTACTTGGTCGTCTCTTGCGGCTGAAAGGGTACCATTACCGTAATCCCAGGGACGATAGTAATTTCCGTTTCCCTTCCGAATGAGTGCTGCCCGTGTAATTAAGAGATGAAAGGAACCAATGCGACAGCGAATTATCTGCATTCTTTTTAAAGGGAATACTGTGTTCTCAGTACTGATCTGTAGATACTGAATAGTAGTCTAGGGGATAATTCACGAGATAATTCTGTATGTAATCCTGTAGATGGTTCAGTAGATGCATCAGTAGATGGACCAGTAGGTGGACCAGTAGGTGGACCAGTAGATGGACCAGTAGATGGACCAGTAGATGGACCAGTAGATGGACCAGTAGATGGACCAGTGGATGGACCAGTGGATGGACCAGTGGATGGATCAGTGGATGGACCAGTGGATGGACCAGTGGATGGGCCAGTGGATGGGCCAGTGGATGGGCCAGTAGATGGATCAGTAGATGGATCAGTAGATGGATCAGTAGATGGATCAGTAGATGGATCAGTAGATGGGCCAGTAGATGGGCCAGTAGATGGGCCAGTAGATGGGCCAGTAGATGGGCCAGTAGATGGGCCAGTAGATGGGCCAGTAGATGGGCCAGTAGATGGGCCAGTAGATGGGCCAGTAGATGGGCCAGTAGATGGACCAAGGGGTAGTCCAGGAATCCTCTCCAGAGGGTCGCGTGGACGATCCGCACCCGCCGGAGGCTCCACAGCGAGTGAGATATTCGACGTCCTTCAGAGGTATTTATACCTTCCCGACCAGAAGAGGGGGGTCAACAAAACGAGTTCTCCGTGTGATAGGAATTACGAGATTAATCAAACGAAGAATAATTTTGCGAAAACTCAATACTTCCCATAAAATAATCATCCCATCAATAATCTCTGCtacacatattgttaataacaatcctcCGCAATGACTCGTGcaaattaacatttataattgttgattAACGAGATATAAAGCAATTTACAGCCTTGTAATTTTAGAATAATTTTCCTCTTGAccaaaattttatatttccagTGATGTTCATTCGtgtgttatatttttaataataatactcATTACCAGACAAATATTATACTACTTAAATATGTATAAGTAGTCACAGATCTGTCCTACGAAAATGTCACATACCTTATTCAGTACGTACAAATCGATGGCCCCGAACTTTCACCAATCGTGCTACAGGAGAAGGTGGAACAGGCTTGCAAACGGCGATGCCATGGCGGTTGTGATAGGTCTGTCTGGGAAATGGGATTTGCATAAATAATGCAGCAGCTTGGTGAACGAAGTCGCGGCGAAGGCGAAGGAAAGTTACTTGCCCTGAATACCTATCAAGGAATCAGGGTGAGATTGATGAAGCGTCGCGTTGACTCGTCGTCCTGTCCACAATGGCGTATCGTCCCTGTGGCATGCGAATCGATCTATGACGACAACGAATCTGTCCCACAGAATCGAAACCACGATGAATCAAGCTGGGACCATTTATTGTTCTCATCGAAGGGCTGCAAAGAAGGAGGCTTCCAGGGAAAAATGACTCGGATCTGTTCGATTTCGTTGCAGGGTGTGGAAAGGGATCATTGTATCTTGGCGTATTTTCATGGAGTTAGAAAAAGTGTCTCCAAGGCATTCAGTAAAACATGTATATAACAACATTTAATTGTCTGTTATTTCGGAGAGATATGTTCAGTTTGACGATTTCAATGCGGTATCACAATCACTCGATCGGAGAGCTGAGAACCGGAAGAGGACAGCTCTAGTGGATTCTGTTGAAAGATCTTCTTAATATTCTCAGGCCTCCGATCGTCAGAGGAAGTCAACGTGTGTCCGACTACTACGCCAAGTGTAGAAATGTCTAGGTCGATtaagtaaataaaatttatttattgaatAGTGGCACACCAGTGATGACGCGacaagtagtcaatctttgaacGCTCTTGACCAGCACCTCGCGTTCGAACGCTCTCCATTTACTTCCACTCTAATATCGTCAGTTTTCATACCCTTCGATGCATCCTTATCTTCGTATGCATCTTAGGGAAATGTGCACTCACGAAAACGAATCGTGCCCTCATCGCCACGATTCACGT
The Calliopsis andreniformis isolate RMS-2024a chromosome 8, iyCalAndr_principal, whole genome shotgun sequence DNA segment above includes these coding regions:
- the LOC143182528 gene encoding uncharacterized protein LOC143182528, which codes for MSQPNHSAQPRKKLAKCTSTPSSAHNSNHKLKPVSSTTTYIVDEGDDLERVKSATFSHTGVNFDLTKDVNVVDRRIDQTTSCTMFSGGRKFWNQCNPKPSSIYVPDNSVIEEESELISALTKQLYMVQSQMQKVQTDLKRSEEQLKSKDQEVTRLKRKVKDWETKYKNQEVQWKKEQEQRRIQADHSEYLYRRCLMLEQRIYEMEKFLSDYGLIWVGDTNKCTEVAPNNYIETCYEQIIANIDQLNLAAGKGEVHVQHNEKGHGASFKTPSCMSLKFYKNGMIVQDGPLRSYDDPMTMSFLRDILDGYFPSELQQAYPNGVPFKVKDHRNQMYLGSSVDFPGQGYRLGKQPPADNMPLSTRARRPSTTSQKSTRHGSTSKDSLNDFSTTMVPMTARSLKSRSLPDTPPFEMYVLRSQILASHNNICSDTHLQSHINAELGLSSRKEKRDLATKAADYDSARDGSQKSKAVSRFPSSGRCYHSSTDRSSKLSPRRVENVDDRIRQRSRSASLPTSRMSLISKPVTRTKAPTDFGNADAAKFPSTPQTQFGAGKKSARVARSAAPKKSAPPILHQINEPSGKPGELRLKVRSLNGGTVYLVHVSTDESIARLYQLLDKAMARNVPRGYKIVISGYSPRRLEQLGSTLREIGITRDSVLHLVND